A DNA window from Pseudomonas sp. B21-056 contains the following coding sequences:
- the nuoM gene encoding NADH-quinone oxidoreductase subunit M produces MILPWLILIPFIGGLLCWIAERSSSTLPRWIALLTMSLELALGLWLWATGDFSFAPAPGANPTWALEFKHLWIARFGISVHLALDGLSLLMILLTGLLGILSVLCSWKEIQRHVGFFHLNLMWILGGVVGVFLALDLFMFFFFWEMMLVPMYFLIALWGHSSSDGKKTRIYAATKFFIFTQASGLIMLVAILGLVLVNFNNTGVITFNYADLLKVQMSRTTEYVLMLGFFIAFAVKLPVVPFHSWLPDAHAQAPTAGSVDLAGILLKTAAYGLLRFALPLFPNASAEFAPIAMTLGLIGIFYGAFLAFAQTDIKRLIAFSSVSHMGFVLIGIYSGSQLALQGAVIQMLAHGLSAAALFILSGQLYERLHTRDMREMGGLWSRIAYLPAISLFFAAASLGLPGTGNFVGEFLILIGSFVSAPWIIAIATSGLVFGSVYSLIMIHRAYFGPSKSDEVLRGMDGRELIMVLGLAMLLVYLGVYPQPFLDTSAATMHGVQQWLGTAFSQLASAR; encoded by the coding sequence ATGATTCTGCCCTGGCTAATCCTGATCCCCTTCATCGGCGGCCTGCTGTGCTGGATCGCGGAGCGTTCCAGCTCCACGCTCCCGCGCTGGATTGCGCTGCTGACCATGTCCCTGGAACTCGCGCTCGGCCTCTGGCTGTGGGCGACCGGCGACTTCTCATTTGCCCCGGCCCCTGGCGCCAACCCGACTTGGGCGCTTGAGTTCAAGCACCTGTGGATCGCGCGCTTCGGCATCAGCGTGCACCTGGCCCTCGACGGCCTGTCGCTGCTGATGATCCTGTTGACCGGCCTGCTGGGTATCCTCTCGGTACTCTGCTCCTGGAAAGAGATCCAGCGTCACGTCGGCTTCTTCCACCTGAACCTGATGTGGATCCTGGGCGGTGTCGTCGGCGTGTTCCTGGCGCTGGACCTGTTCATGTTCTTCTTCTTCTGGGAAATGATGCTGGTGCCGATGTACTTCCTCATCGCGCTCTGGGGTCACAGTTCTTCGGACGGCAAGAAGACCCGGATCTACGCGGCGACCAAGTTCTTCATCTTCACCCAGGCTTCCGGCCTGATCATGTTGGTGGCGATCCTGGGCCTGGTGCTGGTCAACTTCAACAACACCGGCGTGATTACCTTCAACTACGCCGACCTGTTGAAAGTGCAGATGTCGCGCACCACCGAGTACGTGCTGATGCTGGGCTTCTTCATCGCCTTCGCGGTGAAGCTGCCGGTGGTGCCGTTCCACTCCTGGCTGCCGGATGCCCACGCCCAGGCGCCGACCGCCGGTTCCGTGGACCTGGCCGGTATCCTGCTGAAAACGGCGGCCTACGGCCTGCTGCGTTTCGCCCTGCCGCTGTTCCCCAATGCCTCGGCCGAGTTCGCGCCGATTGCGATGACCCTGGGCCTGATCGGGATCTTCTACGGTGCGTTCCTGGCGTTCGCCCAGACCGACATCAAGCGCCTGATCGCCTTCTCCAGCGTCTCGCACATGGGCTTCGTGCTGATCGGGATCTACTCCGGCAGCCAGCTCGCCCTGCAAGGCGCGGTGATCCAGATGCTCGCCCACGGCCTGTCGGCGGCGGCGCTGTTTATCCTCAGCGGCCAGTTGTACGAGCGCCTGCACACCCGGGACATGCGTGAGATGGGTGGCCTGTGGTCGCGCATCGCCTACCTGCCGGCCATCAGCCTGTTCTTCGCAGCCGCTTCCCTGGGCCTGCCAGGTACCGGCAACTTCGTCGGCGAGTTCCTGATCCTGATCGGCAGCTTCGTCAGCGCGCCGTGGATCATCGCCATCGCCACCTCCGGCCTGGTGTTCGGTTCGGTCTATTCGCTGATCATGATCCACCGCGCCTACTTCGGCCCGTCGAAGTCGGACGAAGTGCTGCGCGGCATGGACGGTCGCGAACTGATCATGGTGCTGGGCTTGGCGATGCTGCTGGTCTACCTCGGCGTCTACCCGCAGCCGTTCCTCGACACGTCTGCCGCCACCATGCATGGCGTGCAGCAGTGGCTCGGCACCGCCTTCTCTCAACTCGCTTCGGCCCGGTAA
- the nuoL gene encoding NADH-quinone oxidoreductase subunit L, with translation MNMIFLTFVFPLIGFLLLAFSRGRWSENLSALVGVGSIGLSAIVAAYVIWQFNVAPPEGGHYTLVLWQWMAVEGFTPNFALYIDGLSITMLGVVVGVGFLIHLFASWYMRGEAGYSRFFAYTNLFIASMLFLVLGDNLLFLYFGWEGVGLCSYLLIGFYYSNRNNGNAALKAFIVTRIGDVFMAIGLFILFQQLGTLNIQELLVKAPEHFKVGDFWIVLATLMLLGGAVGKSAQLPLQTWLADAMAGPTPVSALIHAATMVTAGVYLIARTHGLFALAPDILHLVGIVGGVTLVLAGFAALVQTDIKRILAYSTMSQIGYMFLALGVGAWEGAIFHLMTHAFFKALLFLASGAVIVACHHEQNIFKMGGLWKKLPLAYASFIVGGAALAALPLVTAGFYSKDEILWEAFASGNQGLLYAGLVGAFMTSLYTFRLIFIAFHGEAKTEAHAGHGIAHWLPLSVLIVLSTFIGAMITPPLHGVLPESVGHAGGEAKHSLEIASGAIALAGILLSALLFLGKRRFVTTIANSGLGRVLSAWWFAAWGFDWIYDKLFVKPYLAISHILRKDPLDQTIGLIPRMAKGGHTALSRTETGQLRWYAASMAAGAVLVIGAIVLVAV, from the coding sequence ATGAACATGATCTTTCTGACTTTCGTATTTCCCCTGATCGGTTTCCTGCTGCTGGCGTTCTCCCGTGGACGCTGGTCGGAAAACCTCTCGGCACTGGTTGGCGTCGGCTCCATCGGCCTGTCGGCGATCGTTGCCGCCTACGTGATCTGGCAGTTCAACGTCGCACCGCCCGAAGGTGGTCACTACACCCTGGTGCTGTGGCAATGGATGGCGGTGGAAGGCTTCACGCCGAACTTCGCCCTGTACATCGACGGCCTGTCGATCACCATGCTCGGCGTCGTGGTCGGCGTGGGTTTCCTGATCCACCTGTTCGCGTCCTGGTACATGCGCGGTGAAGCCGGTTACTCGCGCTTCTTCGCCTACACCAACCTGTTCATCGCCAGCATGCTGTTCCTGGTGCTCGGCGATAACCTGTTGTTCCTGTACTTCGGCTGGGAAGGCGTGGGCCTGTGCTCGTACCTGTTGATCGGTTTCTACTACAGCAACCGCAACAACGGCAACGCGGCACTCAAGGCGTTCATCGTCACCCGCATCGGCGACGTGTTCATGGCCATCGGCCTGTTCATCCTGTTCCAACAGCTGGGCACGCTGAATATCCAGGAACTGCTGGTCAAGGCACCCGAGCACTTCAAGGTCGGCGACTTCTGGATCGTCCTGGCGACCCTGATGCTGCTGGGCGGCGCCGTCGGTAAATCCGCGCAACTGCCGCTGCAGACCTGGTTGGCGGACGCGATGGCCGGCCCTACCCCGGTGTCGGCTCTGATCCACGCCGCAACCATGGTGACCGCGGGCGTCTACCTGATCGCCCGTACCCACGGCCTGTTCGCCCTGGCGCCGGACATCCTGCACCTGGTCGGCATCGTCGGCGGCGTGACCCTGGTACTGGCCGGCTTTGCCGCCCTGGTACAGACCGACATCAAGCGCATCCTCGCCTACTCGACCATGAGCCAGATCGGCTACATGTTCCTGGCCCTGGGCGTCGGCGCCTGGGAAGGCGCGATCTTCCACCTGATGACCCACGCCTTCTTCAAGGCCCTGCTGTTCCTTGCCTCCGGTGCGGTGATCGTTGCCTGCCACCACGAGCAGAACATCTTCAAGATGGGCGGCCTGTGGAAGAAACTGCCGTTGGCCTATGCCAGCTTCATCGTCGGTGGCGCGGCCCTGGCGGCCCTGCCACTGGTCACCGCCGGTTTCTACTCCAAGGACGAGATCCTCTGGGAAGCGTTCGCCAGCGGTAACCAGGGCCTGCTCTACGCCGGCCTGGTGGGTGCGTTCATGACCTCGCTGTACACCTTCCGCCTGATCTTCATCGCGTTCCATGGTGAAGCCAAGACCGAAGCCCACGCCGGCCACGGGATTGCCCACTGGCTGCCGCTGTCGGTGCTGATCGTGCTGTCGACCTTCATCGGCGCCATGATCACCCCGCCGCTGCACGGTGTACTGCCGGAAAGCGTCGGCCATGCCGGCGGCGAAGCCAAGCACAGCCTGGAAATCGCCTCCGGTGCCATCGCCCTGGCGGGGATCCTGCTGTCCGCCCTGCTGTTCCTGGGCAAGCGTCGTTTCGTCACGACCATCGCCAACAGCGGCCTGGGCCGTGTCCTTTCGGCCTGGTGGTTCGCTGCCTGGGGCTTCGACTGGATCTACGACAAACTGTTCGTCAAGCCATACCTTGCGATCAGCCACATTCTGCGCAAAGACCCGCTCGACCAGACCATTGGCCTGATCCCGCGCATGGCCAAGGGCGGCCACACTGCCCTGAGCCGTACCGAGACCGGTCAACTGCGTTGGTATGCGGCTTCCATGGCGGCTGGCGCCGTGCTGGTTATCGGCGCCATCGTGCTGGTAGCGGTCTGA
- the nuoK gene encoding NADH-quinone oxidoreductase subunit NuoK, which produces MPAIPLEHGLAVAGILFCLGLVGLMVRRNILFVLMSLEVMMNAAALAFIVAGARWAQPDGQIMFILVISLAAAEASIGLAILLQLYRRFHTLDIDAASEMRG; this is translated from the coding sequence ATGCCTGCTATCCCTCTCGAACACGGTCTGGCGGTTGCCGGCATCCTGTTCTGTCTCGGTCTGGTCGGCCTGATGGTCCGCCGCAACATTCTGTTCGTGCTGATGAGCCTGGAGGTCATGATGAATGCCGCCGCCCTGGCCTTCATCGTCGCGGGCGCTCGCTGGGCGCAGCCCGATGGACAGATCATGTTCATCCTGGTGATCAGCCTGGCAGCCGCCGAGGCCAGTATCGGCCTGGCGATCCTGTTGCAGCTGTATCGCCGCTTCCACACGCTCGATATCGACGCTGCCAGTGAGATGCGCGGATGA
- the nuoJ gene encoding NADH-quinone oxidoreductase subunit J → MEFAFYFASGIAVVSTLRVVTNTNPIHALLYLIISLIAVAMTFFALGAPFAGALEVIAYAGAIMVLFVFVVMMLNLGPASVQQERNWLKPGIWAGPVILAALLLGELLYVLFAHQSGQAIGHTTVGAKTVGISLFGPYLLVVELASMLLLAAAVTAFHLGRNEAKE, encoded by the coding sequence ATGGAATTCGCTTTCTATTTCGCATCGGGTATCGCGGTGGTGTCCACGCTTCGTGTGGTCACCAACACCAACCCCATACATGCCCTGCTCTACCTGATCATTTCGCTCATCGCCGTGGCCATGACTTTCTTCGCTCTCGGTGCACCGTTTGCCGGGGCCCTGGAAGTGATCGCCTACGCCGGCGCCATCATGGTGCTGTTCGTGTTCGTGGTGATGATGCTGAACCTCGGCCCGGCCTCGGTGCAGCAGGAGCGCAACTGGCTCAAGCCCGGTATCTGGGCGGGGCCGGTGATTCTCGCCGCCCTGCTGCTGGGTGAACTGCTGTATGTGCTGTTCGCTCACCAGAGCGGCCAGGCCATCGGCCACACCACCGTAGGCGCCAAGACCGTGGGCATCAGCCTGTTCGGTCCGTACCTGCTGGTGGTCGAACTCGCCTCGATGCTGCTGCTTGCCGCAGCCGTCACGGCGTTCCATTTGGGCCGTAACGAGGCGAAGGAGTAA
- the nuoI gene encoding NADH-quinone oxidoreductase subunit NuoI produces the protein MFKYIGDIVKGTGTQLRSLVMIFGHGFRKRDTLQYPEEPVYLAPRYRGRIVLTRDPDGEERCVACNLCAVACPVGCISLQKAETEDGRWYPDFFRINFSRCIFCGLCEEACPTTAIQLTPDFEMADFKRQDLVYEKEDLLISGPGKNPDYNFYRVAGMAIAGKPKGAAQNEAEPINVKSLLP, from the coding sequence ATGTTCAAATATATTGGCGACATCGTTAAGGGTACCGGTACCCAACTGCGAAGCCTGGTCATGATCTTCGGCCATGGCTTTCGCAAGCGCGACACCCTGCAATACCCGGAAGAGCCGGTCTACCTGGCACCGCGTTATCGCGGCCGCATCGTCCTGACCCGCGACCCCGACGGCGAAGAGCGCTGCGTGGCGTGCAACCTGTGCGCCGTGGCCTGCCCGGTGGGCTGCATCTCGCTGCAGAAAGCTGAAACCGAAGACGGTCGCTGGTACCCGGACTTCTTCCGCATCAACTTCTCGCGCTGCATTTTCTGCGGCCTCTGCGAGGAAGCATGCCCGACCACCGCGATCCAGCTCACGCCGGATTTCGAAATGGCGGATTTCAAACGTCAGGACCTGGTGTACGAGAAAGAAGATCTGCTGATTTCCGGTCCCGGTAAAAACCCTGATTACAACTTCTATCGTGTTGCAGGTATGGCCATTGCCGGTAAGCCCAAAGGCGCCGCACAGAATGAAGCCGAACCGATCAACGTGAAGAGCTTGCTGCCTTAA
- the nuoH gene encoding NADH-quinone oxidoreductase subunit NuoH → MSWFTPEVIDVILTVLKAIVILLAVVVTGALLSFVERRLLGWWQDRYGPNRVGPYGMFQIAADMIKMFFKEDWTPPFADKVIFTLAPVVAMSALLIAFAIIPITPTWGVADLNIGLLFFFAMAGLSVYAVLFAGWSSNNKFALLGSLRASAQTVSYEVFMGLALMGVVVQAGSFNMRDIVEYQAQHLWFIIPQFFGFCTFFVAGVAVTHRHPFDQPEAEQELADGYHIEYAGMKWGMFFVGEYIGIVLISALLVTLFFGGWHGPFDILPQLSFVWFALKTAFFIMLFVLLRASIPRPRYDQVMDFSWKFCLPLTLINLLVTAAIVLMNTPAAAVQ, encoded by the coding sequence ATGAGCTGGTTCACCCCTGAAGTGATCGATGTGATCCTGACGGTCCTCAAGGCCATCGTGATCCTGCTGGCCGTGGTGGTCACAGGCGCGTTGCTGAGCTTTGTCGAACGTCGCCTGCTGGGCTGGTGGCAGGACCGCTACGGTCCGAACCGCGTCGGCCCGTACGGCATGTTCCAGATCGCCGCCGACATGATCAAGATGTTCTTCAAGGAAGACTGGACGCCGCCGTTTGCCGACAAGGTGATCTTCACCCTGGCACCGGTGGTGGCCATGAGCGCCTTGCTGATCGCCTTCGCGATCATCCCGATCACCCCGACCTGGGGCGTGGCGGACCTGAACATCGGCCTGCTGTTCTTCTTCGCCATGGCCGGCCTGTCGGTGTACGCGGTGCTGTTCGCTGGCTGGTCGAGCAACAACAAGTTCGCTCTGCTGGGCAGCCTGCGGGCTTCGGCCCAGACCGTGTCCTACGAAGTGTTCATGGGCCTGGCGCTGATGGGCGTGGTGGTCCAGGCCGGCTCGTTCAACATGCGCGACATCGTCGAGTACCAGGCCCAGCACCTGTGGTTCATCATTCCGCAGTTCTTCGGCTTCTGTACCTTCTTCGTCGCCGGCGTGGCGGTGACTCACCGTCACCCGTTCGACCAGCCGGAAGCGGAACAGGAACTGGCGGACGGTTACCACATTGAATATGCCGGCATGAAATGGGGCATGTTCTTCGTCGGCGAGTACATCGGTATCGTCCTGATCTCGGCATTGCTGGTGACGCTGTTCTTCGGCGGTTGGCACGGTCCGTTCGACATCCTGCCGCAACTGTCCTTCGTGTGGTTCGCCCTGAAGACCGCGTTCTTCATCATGCTGTTCGTCCTGCTGCGCGCCTCGATCCCGCGCCCGCGCTACGACCAGGTGATGGACTTCAGCTGGAAATTCTGCCTGCCGCTGACCCTGATCAATTTGCTGGTGACCGCTGCGATCGTGTTGATGAACACGCCTGCGGCCGCGGTTCAGTGA
- the nuoG gene encoding NADH-quinone oxidoreductase subunit NuoG, with translation MATIHVDGKALEVDGADNLLQACLSLGLDIPYFCWHPALGSVGACRQCAVKQYTDENDTRGRIVMSCMTPATDNTWISIDDEESKAFRASVVEWLMTNHPHDCPVCEEGGHCHLQDMTVMTGHNERRYRFKKRTHQNQQLGPFISHEMNRCIACYRCVRFYKDYAGGTDLGVYGAHDNVYFGRVEDGTLESEFSGNLTEVCPTGVFTDKTHSERYNRKWDMQFSPSICHGCSSGCNISPGERYGELRRIENRYNGSVNQYFLCDRGRFGYGYVNRTDRPRQPLLAGGAKLSLDEALDKAAELLRGRNIVGIGSPRASLESNYALRELVGAEHFYSGIEAAELERIRLVLQVLKDSPLPVPTMRDIEDHDAVFVLGEDLTQTAARMALALRQSVKGKAEDMADAMRVQPWLDAAVKNIGQHELNPLFIASLAETKLDDVAEECVHAAPDDLARIGFAVAHALDASAPAVEGLDSEATALVQRIADALLAAKRPLVIAGTSLGSKALIEAAANIAKALKLREKNGSISLVVPEANSLGLAMLGGESVDAALQAVIDGSADAIVVLENDLYTRTDKARVDAALSAAKVLIVADHQKTATTDRAHLLLPAASFAEGDGTLVSQEGRAQRFFQVFDPQYLDASILVHEGWRWLHALRATLLNQPIDWTQLDHVTAAVASSTAQLAGIVDAAPSAAFRIKGLKLAREPLRYSGRTAMRANISVHEPRTPQDKDTAFAFSMEGYSGSAEPRSQVPFAWSPGWNSPQAWNKFQDEVGGHLRAGDPGTRLIESQGDGLSWFASVPRAFNPAPGTWQVVPFHHLFGSEENSSKAAPVQERIPAAYVALAKSEADRLGVNDGALLSLNVAGQTLRLPLRINEELGAGLVALPAGLAGIPPAVFGKTVDGLQEAAQ, from the coding sequence ATGGCCACTATCCACGTAGACGGCAAAGCGCTCGAAGTCGACGGGGCAGACAACCTGTTACAGGCATGTCTGTCGCTAGGCCTCGACATCCCATATTTCTGCTGGCATCCCGCGCTTGGTAGCGTCGGGGCCTGCCGCCAGTGCGCGGTCAAGCAGTACACCGACGAAAACGACACCCGTGGTCGGATCGTCATGTCCTGCATGACCCCCGCCACCGACAACACCTGGATCTCCATCGACGATGAAGAATCCAAGGCGTTCCGCGCCAGTGTCGTCGAATGGCTGATGACCAACCATCCGCACGACTGCCCGGTCTGCGAGGAAGGCGGTCACTGCCACCTGCAAGACATGACCGTGATGACCGGCCACAACGAGCGCCGTTATCGCTTCAAGAAACGCACCCACCAGAACCAGCAACTGGGCCCGTTCATTTCCCACGAGATGAACCGCTGCATCGCTTGCTACCGTTGCGTGCGTTTCTACAAGGACTACGCCGGCGGCACCGACCTGGGCGTGTACGGCGCCCACGACAACGTGTACTTCGGTCGCGTTGAAGACGGCACCCTGGAAAGCGAATTCTCCGGCAACCTCACCGAGGTCTGCCCGACTGGCGTGTTCACCGACAAGACCCACTCCGAGCGCTACAACCGCAAGTGGGACATGCAGTTCTCGCCAAGCATCTGCCACGGCTGCTCCAGCGGTTGCAACATCAGCCCGGGCGAGCGCTACGGCGAACTGCGTCGCATCGAGAACCGCTACAACGGTTCGGTGAACCAGTACTTCCTCTGCGACCGCGGCCGCTTCGGCTACGGCTACGTCAACCGCACGGATCGCCCACGCCAGCCGCTGCTGGCAGGTGGCGCCAAGCTGAGCCTGGACGAAGCCCTGGACAAGGCCGCCGAACTGCTGCGCGGCCGTAACATTGTCGGCATCGGTTCGCCACGGGCCAGCCTGGAAAGCAACTACGCATTGCGTGAACTGGTCGGCGCCGAGCACTTCTACAGCGGTATCGAAGCCGCTGAACTGGAGCGCATCCGCCTGGTGCTGCAAGTGCTCAAGGACAGCCCGCTGCCCGTGCCGACGATGCGTGACATCGAAGACCACGACGCTGTGTTCGTCCTCGGCGAAGACCTGACCCAGACCGCCGCGCGCATGGCCCTGGCCCTGCGCCAGTCGGTCAAGGGCAAGGCTGAGGACATGGCCGACGCCATGCGCGTCCAGCCATGGCTCGACGCTGCCGTGAAGAACATCGGCCAGCATGAGCTGAACCCGCTGTTCATCGCCAGCCTGGCTGAAACCAAGCTCGACGACGTCGCCGAAGAATGCGTCCACGCCGCCCCTGACGACCTGGCGCGCATCGGTTTTGCCGTGGCCCACGCCCTGGACGCCAGCGCCCCGGCCGTCGAAGGCCTGGACAGCGAAGCGACCGCCCTGGTCCAGCGCATCGCCGACGCCCTGCTGGCGGCCAAGCGTCCGCTGGTGATCGCCGGTACTTCCCTGGGCTCCAAGGCCCTGATCGAAGCCGCCGCCAACATCGCCAAGGCCCTGAAGCTGCGCGAGAAGAACGGTTCCATCAGCCTGGTCGTGCCGGAAGCCAACAGCCTCGGCCTGGCCATGCTCGGTGGCGAATCGGTCGATGCCGCCCTGCAAGCGGTGATCGACGGCAGCGCCGACGCCATCGTGGTGCTGGAGAACGACCTGTACACCCGCACCGACAAGGCCCGTGTGGACGCTGCTCTGAGCGCCGCGAAAGTGCTGATCGTTGCCGACCACCAGAAGACCGCCACCACAGACCGCGCCCACCTGCTGTTGCCGGCGGCGAGCTTCGCTGAAGGCGACGGTACGCTGGTCAGCCAGGAAGGCCGCGCCCAGCGCTTCTTCCAGGTGTTCGACCCGCAATACCTGGACGCCAGCATCCTGGTCCACGAAGGCTGGCGCTGGCTGCACGCCCTGCGCGCCACCCTGCTGAACCAGCCGATCGACTGGACGCAACTGGACCATGTCACCGCTGCCGTGGCTTCGAGCACCGCGCAACTGGCCGGCATCGTCGACGCCGCGCCGTCCGCCGCGTTCCGCATCAAGGGTCTGAAACTGGCCCGTGAACCGCTGCGTTACTCCGGCCGCACCGCCATGCGCGCCAACATCAGCGTGCATGAGCCACGCACCCCGCAGGACAAGGACACCGCGTTCGCCTTCTCCATGGAAGGTTACTCGGGCTCCGCCGAACCGCGCTCGCAAGTGCCGTTCGCCTGGTCGCCGGGTTGGAACTCGCCGCAAGCCTGGAACAAGTTCCAGGACGAAGTCGGTGGTCACCTGCGTGCCGGTGACCCGGGCACCCGCCTGATCGAAAGCCAGGGCGATGGCCTGAGCTGGTTCGCCAGCGTACCGCGTGCCTTCAACCCGGCACCGGGCACCTGGCAGGTCGTGCCGTTCCATCACCTGTTCGGCAGCGAAGAGAACTCTTCCAAGGCCGCGCCGGTGCAGGAGCGCATCCCGGCCGCCTACGTGGCCCTGGCCAAGTCCGAAGCCGATCGCCTGGGTGTCAACGACGGCGCCCTGCTGAGCCTGAACGTGGCCGGCCAGACCCTGCGTCTGCCGCTGCGCATCAATGAAGAACTGGGCGCCGGCCTGGTGGCCCTGCCGGCCGGTCTGGCGGGCATCCCGCCGGCGGTGTTCGGTAAAACCGTCGACGGTCTGCAGGAGGCAGCGCAATGA
- the nuoF gene encoding NADH-quinone oxidoreductase subunit NuoF has product MTLTSFGPANRIQRSAETHPLTWRLRDDGEAVWLDEYQAKNGYAAARKAFADMAVDDIVQTVKDSGLKGRGGAGFPTGVKWGLMPKDESIDIRYLLCNADEMEPNTWKDRMLMEQLPHLLIEGMLISARALKTYRGYIFLRGEYTTAAKHLNRAVEEAKAAGLLGKNILGSGFDFELFVHTGAGRYICGEETALINSLEGRRANPRSKPPFPAAVGVWGKPTCVNNVETLCNVPAIIADGVDWYKSLARDGSEDMGTKLMGFSGKVKNPGLWELPFGVTGRELFEDYAGGMRDGYKLKCWQPGGAGTGFLLPEHLDAQMYAGGIAKVGTRMGTGLAMAVDDSVNMVSLLRNMEQFFARESCGFCTPCRDGLPWSVKLLMAIENGEGQPGDIETLLGLVGFLGPGKTFCAHAPGAVEPLGSAIKYFRSEFEAGIAPTRTGDLNQVVTPTMVGA; this is encoded by the coding sequence ATGACCCTGACTTCCTTCGGGCCCGCCAACCGCATCCAGCGCTCGGCCGAAACCCATCCCCTGACCTGGCGCCTGCGTGACGACGGCGAAGCCGTGTGGCTGGACGAGTACCAGGCCAAGAACGGCTACGCCGCCGCGCGCAAGGCGTTCGCCGACATGGCCGTGGACGACATCGTCCAGACCGTGAAGGACTCTGGCCTCAAGGGTCGCGGCGGTGCGGGCTTCCCCACCGGCGTGAAGTGGGGCCTGATGCCCAAGGACGAATCCATCGACATCCGCTACCTGCTCTGCAACGCGGATGAAATGGAACCCAACACCTGGAAGGACCGCATGCTGATGGAGCAACTGCCCCATCTGCTGATCGAAGGCATGCTGATCAGCGCCCGTGCGCTGAAAACCTACCGTGGCTACATCTTCCTGCGCGGCGAATACACCACCGCCGCCAAGCACCTGAACCGTGCCGTGGAAGAAGCCAAGGCCGCGGGCCTGCTGGGCAAGAACATCCTGGGCAGCGGTTTCGATTTCGAGCTGTTCGTCCACACCGGCGCCGGACGCTACATCTGCGGTGAAGAAACCGCACTGATCAACTCCCTCGAAGGCCGCCGCGCCAACCCGCGCTCCAAGCCGCCCTTCCCTGCCGCCGTGGGCGTGTGGGGCAAGCCGACCTGCGTGAACAACGTCGAGACCCTGTGCAACGTGCCGGCGATCATCGCCGACGGCGTGGACTGGTACAAATCCCTGGCCCGCGACGGCAGCGAAGACATGGGCACCAAGCTCATGGGCTTCTCCGGCAAGGTCAAGAACCCCGGCCTGTGGGAACTGCCTTTCGGCGTCACCGGCCGTGAGCTGTTCGAGGACTACGCCGGCGGCATGCGCGACGGCTACAAGCTCAAGTGCTGGCAGCCCGGCGGTGCCGGTACCGGCTTCCTGTTGCCGGAACACCTGGACGCACAAATGTATGCCGGCGGCATCGCCAAGGTGGGCACCCGGATGGGTACCGGCCTGGCCATGGCGGTGGACGACAGCGTCAACATGGTGTCGCTGCTGCGCAACATGGAGCAGTTTTTCGCCCGCGAATCCTGCGGCTTCTGCACCCCTTGCCGCGATGGCCTGCCCTGGAGCGTCAAGCTGCTGATGGCCATCGAGAACGGCGAAGGCCAGCCCGGCGACATCGAGACCCTGCTGGGTCTGGTGGGTTTCCTCGGCCCAGGCAAGACCTTCTGTGCTCACGCACCGGGTGCCGTGGAGCCGTTGGGCAGCGCGATCAAATACTTCCGCTCTGAATTCGAGGCCGGCATCGCGCCCACCCGCACAGGCGATCTCAATCAGGTGGTCACGCCGACCATGGTCGGCGCGTAA
- the nuoE gene encoding NADH-quinone oxidoreductase subunit NuoE: MNSTLIQTDRFALSETERSAIEHELHHYEDPRAASIEALKIVQKERGWVPDGALYAIGEILGIPASDVEGVATFYSQIFRQPVGRHIIRVCDSMVCYIGGHESVVSEIQSKLGIGLGQTTADGRFTLLPVCCLGNCDKAPALMIDDDTFGDVAPAGVAKLLEGYV, encoded by the coding sequence ATGAACAGCACGCTTATCCAGACAGACCGTTTCGCCCTGAGCGAAACCGAGCGCTCGGCCATCGAGCACGAGCTGCATCACTATGAAGACCCGCGCGCGGCGTCGATCGAAGCCCTGAAGATCGTCCAGAAGGAACGTGGCTGGGTGCCTGACGGCGCGCTCTACGCCATCGGCGAGATCCTCGGCATCCCGGCGAGCGACGTCGAAGGCGTCGCCACCTTCTACAGCCAGATCTTCCGCCAGCCGGTAGGCCGCCACATCATTCGCGTCTGCGACAGCATGGTCTGCTACATCGGTGGCCACGAATCCGTGGTCAGCGAAATCCAGAGCAAGCTGGGCATCGGCCTCGGCCAGACCACCGCCGACGGCCGTTTCACACTGCTGCCGGTGTGCTGCCTGGGCAACTGTGACAAGGCCCCGGCGCTGATGATCGACGACGACACCTTCGGTGACGTTGCACCCGCTGGCGTCGCCAAATTGCTGGAGGGCTACGTATGA